The following are encoded in a window of Podospora pseudoanserina strain CBS 124.78 chromosome 6, whole genome shotgun sequence genomic DNA:
- a CDS encoding hypothetical protein (EggNog:ENOG503NVVW; COG:S), protein MDETIPQAVMATATPSFDNTSAWHNFTLWTTQHLKMSMNMSRLAPSLEDLVLAGPRMVMKLGKLGSFISFPDAVDNFGQRTMADPTDAGVFSSALSSSTSSTTASILSDVASSSATAAAAASAAAEDPTASVSRFSMEGARGIGSVLSYATSKWAITCIAMAILFNRTHIFAATRRRLRLAWHIRVLLRLPTILLLLWQARRLLQSIQCQTSPDFAQLRWGDPNKSFDVMFSEANSFFHGLSSTLLFGASDEDSCRSVRMVPWDNQEQSELVGSLSRLWPLFLTFCFGQFMEVLSCTVQGRPTGTETGTTLFEQSLAFAEADAAISSQLGWGLFASNVSKAAADANMGTKIALTRAMIMKRVNTPPEVLLVTFISTMSYVTSHILGLLNLQPRFRLISTGFYGLCSMGCMVWSTINFSVDDPASQGLLRYPTVYIIGIIPHTLILIGIISCAVIYFVALTLSALAVPEAGTGGETEQLTFKQRFLRAHANMQANISLSEIRIRMDMDFYTALVRAGFGAITMASEAVYLNEDHKVNLKRYTWLEEDRFREIEDLKMQWIGGVPGSRFDTVGTIGLVPVKNGQPGVNNGYAREKSAQQVSKKDGTGRRQRDGVGAAERSSRWLMAVDYMMHISRLVVVTWALCTVKFLRFVGWRNPPRWLRGLSERPKKSDGRDKKGRSRQNGESYADILSPGNGGYFTIPRDDQVDVEELLRSRMDNRNEAEVDTKLYSYFLRDGWWGNKDTSGEYVPSHPLITAGNEEVDVNDPDFDTTSMISTTETSVESDFGWETDNDNNNDWLDDGQRTPTQQNPGIELTSSALVSALQRSREPSPMLDTPIDPTTLARLLHPQSAADRDEAQTLAAHLSSGTIMTRSKYKQALQRQRAQILLTNLNCANPLQRMSPEEEERQLEQLLLTRRSEAQARGGQESWKEGGRGWGRRGQCVWFASARRGRLLCGRVGV, encoded by the coding sequence ATGGACGAAACGATACCACAAGCCGTCATGGCAACCGCCACACCCTCTTTCGACAACACCAGTGCGTGGCATAATTTTACACTATGGACAACTCAGCATCTCAAGATGAGTATGAACATGTCGAGGCTCGCGCCATCGCTGGAAGACTTGGTGTTGGCAGGACCAAGGATGGTCATGAAGCTGGGGAAACTGGGCTCTTTTATCTCGTTTCCAGATGCGGTTGACAACTTTGGACAACGAACCATGGCCGATCCCACCGATGCCGGTGTCTTTTCGTCGGCACTCTCGTCCTCGACCAGCAGTACGACAGCCAGCATACTCAGCGACGTCgcatcctcttccgccactgccgccgccgccgcctctgctgctgctgaagatCCTACCGCCTCGGTATCCCGCTTCTCGATGGAGGGAGCGAGAGGAATTGGGAGTGTTTTGAGCTACGCGACAAGCAAATGGGCCATAACTTGCATTGCGATGGCTATCCTCTTTAACCGGACGCACATATTTGCCGCGACTCGGCGTCGTTTACGACTTGCATGGCATATCCGGGTGCTGCTTCGACTCCCAACCATCTTGCTCCTGCTCTGGCAGGCTCGCAGACTTCTCCAGTCCATTCAGTGCCAGACCTCTCCGGATTTCGCCCAGTTGCGGTGGGGCGATCCTAACAAGAGCTTCGACGTTATGTTCTCCGAAGCAAACAGCTTTTTCCATGGACTGAGCTCAACTTTGCTGTTCGGTGCCAGCGACGAGGATTCATGCCGTTCTGTCCGGATGGTACCATGGGATAATCAGGAACAATCGGAGCTGGTTGGCTCGCTCTCCCGATTATGGCCACTTTTCCTGACGTTTTGCTTTGGCCAGTTTATGGAGGTGCTTTCGTGCACTGTACAGGGACGCCCGACGGGCACCGAGACGGGCACAACGCTTTTTGAACAGTCTCTGGCTTTTGCAGAAGCTGATGCTGCTATCAGCAGCCAGCTCGGATGGGGTCTTTTCGCCTCCAATGTTTCTAAAGCAGCAGCGGATGCCAACATGGGCACCAAGATTGCCCTCACACGTGCCATGATCATGAAGCGCGTCAACACACCCCCTGAAGTATTGCTGGTCACTTTTATCTCAACCATGAGCTACGTCACTAGTCACATATTGGGATTGCTGAACTTGCAGCCAAGATTCCGTCTGATCAGTACCGGATTCTATGGGCTTTGCTCAATGGGGTGCATGGTTTGGAGTACCATCAACTTTTCTGTTGACGATCCCGCCAGCCAGGGGCTGTTGAGATATCCCACGGTGTACATCATCGGAATCATCCCTCACACTCTCATCTTGATTGGCATCATTTCCTGTGCGGTCATTTACTTCGTGGCCCTGACACTTTCCGCTCTCGCTGTGCCCGAGGCTGGGACCGGCGGCGAGACGGAACAGCTTACCTTCAAGCAGCGCTTCCTCCGTGCTCATGCCAACATGCAGGCAAACATTTCACTTTCCGAGATCCGGATTAGGATGGATATGGACTTTTACACCGCGCTGGTCCGGGCTGGCTTTGGTGCCATCACCATGGCTAGCGAGGCGGTTTATCTTAATGAAGACCACAAGGTGAACTTGAAGCGGTATACCTGGCTGGAAGAGGACCGGTTCCGTGAGATTGAGGACCTGAAGATGCAGTGGATCGGAGGCGTTCCTGGATCTCGATTTGATACGGTCGGCACGATAGGACTTGTGCCGGTTAAAAATGGGCAGCCGGGGGTCAACAATGGGTATGCCAGGGAGAAGTCGGCGCAGCAGGTTTCCAAGAAGGACGGCACTGgcaggaggcagagggatggggttggggctgcGGAGAGGAGTTCCAGGTGGCTCATGGCGGTTGATTACATGATGCATATTTCGCGTCTTGTGGTGGTAACTTGGGCATTGTGTACGGTCAAATTTCTCAggtttgttggttggaggaACCCGCCGCGTTGGCTGAGGGGGTTGTCTGAACGGCCGAAGAAGTCGGACGGGCGGGATAAGAAGGGGAGGTCGAGACAGAATGGGGAGTCGTATGCTGATATTCTTTCTCCTGGCAATGGGGGTTATTTTACGATTCCGCGGGACGACCAGGTTGATGTAGAGGAGCTGCTCAGAAGCAGGATGGACAACCGCAACGAGGCAGAAGTCGACACCAAGCTCTACAGCTACTTCTTGCGGGATGGCTGGTGGGGGAATAAGGACACCAGCGGGGAATAcgtcccctcccaccctttGATCACGGCCGGCAACGAGGAGGTCGATGTCAACGACCCTGACTTTGACACGACAAGCATGATCTCCACGACGGAGACCTCTGTCGAGAGTGACTTTGGCTGGGAGACTGAcaatgacaacaacaacgactgGCTTGACGACGGGCAGCGAACACCCACGCAACAAAACCCCGGCATCGAgctcacctcctccgctcTCGTCTCTGCCCTCCAGCGATCAAGGGAACCCTCCCCCATGTTGGACACCCCCATCGACCCAACCACCCTCGCCCGACTTTTGCACCCCCAGTCCGCCGCCGACCGAGACGAAGCCCAAACCCTGGCCGCCCATTTATCCTCCGGCACGATAATGACGCGCTCCAAGTACAAGCAAGCGCTCCAGCGGCAGCGAGCGCAGATTTTGCTCACCAACCTTAACTGTGCCAACCCGTTGCAGAGGATGAGtccagaagaggaggaaagacaGCTTGAGCAACTGCTTCTCACTCGGCGGTCGGAGGCGCAGGCGAGGGGGGGGCAGGAGTCgtggaaggaaggggggcggggttgggggcggAGGGGCCAGTGTGTGTGGTTTGCCAGTGCGCGCCGAGGACGATTATTGTGTGGCCGTGTAGGTGTTTAG
- the SEN34 gene encoding tRNA-splicing endonuclease subunit (EggNog:ENOG503NXRC; BUSCO:EOG09263U71; COG:J) — protein sequence MISGSLSSFFVMYKTIQRSFFLTFFTDQCCFKMATSTSTPTHPPVRISLIAGRYLVFDIDAVMVLRRSFGLCGVLTGTMPQNPTQNLFLSMPQELRAEEARLVVDRGAGYVADEAGDHLRLLKEMSSGVGEKRREGYLRELREKRVAAKRLFDEEKEAVRRMHEGKRGKGKKKVQKVEESGGGGDSLFETATAVQPAPKEALPAITPSTSNAMLDPAGTSGAIADENLPEPSAFYRELNKRGYFTTPGLRFGGGYSVYPSDPFKFHAHYLSSCYGWDEKVPMLDIVTSGRLGTAVKKSFMFGAEMEEEKGGKKRGEGEVRMFCVEWAGM from the coding sequence ATGATATCTGGTTCTCTCTCTTCATTTTTTGTTATGTACAAAACCATTCAAAGGAGTTTCTTTCTAACTTTCTTTACAGATCAGTGTTGTTTCAAGATGGCCACCTCTACCTctaccccaacccaccctcctGTCCGGATCTCGCTGATCGCAGGCCGGTACCTCGTCTTTGACATTGACGCGGTGATGGTCCTGAGGCGGAGTTTTGGGCTCTGCGGGGTGCTGACGGGCACGATGCCGCAGAACCCTACGCAGAACTTGTTTCTGAGTATGCCACAGGAGctgagggcggaggaggcgaggttggtggttgatagAGGGGCGGGGTATGTTGCTGATGAGGCGGGTGATCATTTGAGGCTTCTCAAGGAAATGAGCTCGGGTGtaggggagaagaggagggaggggtatttgagggagctgagggagaagagggtggctGCCAAGAGGCTgtttgatgaggagaaggaggcggtgaggaggatgcaTGAGGGtaagagggggaaggggaagaagaaggtgcagaaggttgaggagagtggtggtggtggtgactcgCTTTTTGAGACGGCGACTGCTGTGCAGCCTGCGCCCAAGGAAGCCCTTCCTGCCATTACGCCTTCGACTAGCAATGCGATGCTTGATCCGGCGGGCACTAGTGGTGCTATTGCTGATGAGAACTTGCCTGAGCCGTCTGCTTTTTACAGGGAGCTGAACAAACGAGGCTATTTCACCACACCGGGGCTCAGGTTTGGTGGAGGGTATTCGGTTTATCCGTCTGATCCGTTCAAGTTTCATGCTCATTATTTGAGTAGCTGTtatggatgggatgagaaggTTCCGATGTTGGATATTGTTACTAGTGGACGGCTGGGGACAGCGGTGAAGAAGAGTTTTATGTTTGGGGcggagatggaagaggagaagggagggaagaaacgtggggagggggaggtgaggatgttTTGTGTTGAGTGGGCGGGCATGTAG
- the RPB8 gene encoding DNA-directed RNA polymerases I, II, and III subunit RPABC3 (BUSCO:EOG092652ZZ; EggNog:ENOG503P46H; COG:K), with protein MAGLGSDAQLFEDNFRVHKLSDKKYDRVDRIYATSEDKSIEITLDINNELFPCKEGDELNMLIATSLHYDGTKDDERGWRDVAKMGASEGSLADQYDYVCYGKIYKFEDGEDGQTIKAYISFGGLLMSLVGPYKKLTPLRVEYVYLLVRRR; from the exons ATGGCCGGCCTCGGCTCCGACGCCCAGCTCTTCGAGGACAACTTCCGCGTCCACAAGCTCTCCGACAAGAAATACGACCGCGTCGACCGCATCTACGCCACCTCGGAAGACAAGTCAATTGAGATcaccctcgacatcaacaacgaGCTCTTCCCCTGCAAGGAAGGCGACGAGCTGAACATGCTcatcgccacctccctccactACGACGGCACCAAAGACGACGAGCGCGGCTGGCGCGACGTCGCCAAGATGGGTGCGAGCGAGGGCTCGCTTGCCGACCAGTACGACTATGTCTGCTACGGCAAGATTTACAagtttgaggatggggaggacggGCAGACTAT CAAGGCATACATCTCCTTCGGCGGGCTGCTGATGTCTCTTGTCGGGCCTTACAAGAAGCTCACCCCGTTGAGGGTGGAATACGTCTACCTCTTGGTTCGCAGACGATGA
- the ELP4 gene encoding Elongator subunit elp4 (EggNog:ENOG503NVWH; COG:B; COG:K) gives MSFIKRNTVLSSRPGRAIPGAKQPDAENQPPPPGVRPSPLDGRPTTSTGTASLDQLLAGHSGLPLGTCLLVEEQGTTDFSGILLRYYAAEGLVQGHQVHLVGYPPQWRRNLPGLAEPDKKSKSEQPPPAQEEKMKIAWRYEALGNSAASGNTPRGDANQPTFCHLFDLAKRLEPAVCKGSLNPTPSTGPPLFDARPQPTSISPLKAIIRHLQTKLETSPSSDIHRVVIPSLLLPELYAPQCSLPSEVLQFLHALRALLRRYSTQLTAIITLQTSLYPRSSGLVRWMELLCDGVLELIPLPATPGAAPPSSSSEKTEQAQGLLKAHTLPIYHEKGGGGAETSSFRETLSFSLSATKGLNIKPYSLPPMEEEENKEKSPAGTIRDGIDF, from the coding sequence ATGTCATTCATCAAGAGAAATACAGTACTATCTTCGAGACCTGGGAGAGCCATCCCAGGGGCAAAGCAACCAGATGCCGAgaatcaaccaccaccgccgggtGTGAGACCGTCGCCGCTGGACGGTCGACCAACAACGTCTACCGGAACCGCATCGCTAGATCAACTCCTTGCTGGTCACAGTGGGTTACCACTAGGAACCTGTCTTTTGGTGGAAGAACAAGGGACCACAGACTTTTCAGGTATCCTACTCAGATATTATGCTGCCGAAGGCCTCGTCCAAGGGCACCAAGTACACCTCGTCGGCTACCCACCACAATGGAGGAGGAACCTCCCGGGCCTAGCCGAACCTGACAAGAAATCAAAGTcagaacaaccaccaccggcgcaaGAGGAAAAGATGAAGATTGCATGGAGATACGAAGCTCTTGGGAACTCAGCAGCGTCAGGAAATACCCCACGAGGAGATGCCAACCAGCCCACTTTCTGCCACTTGTTCGATCTCGCCAAGCGCCTCGAGCCAGCTGTTTGCAAAGGGTCACTCAATCCAACACCGAGCACTGGGCCACCTTTGTTTGATGCCAGACCTCAGCCAACGAGTATATCTCCTCTAAAAGCCATCATCAGACACCTGCAGACGAAGCTCGAAACCTCGCCCTCAAGCGATATTCACCGTGTGGTTATCCCCAGTCTTTTGCTGCCAGAGCTTTACGCACCACAATGCAGTCTTCCATCCGAAGTGCTGCAATTCTTGCATGCTCTAAGGGCGTTACTACGAAGGTACAGCACCCAGCTGACGGCGATTATCACTCTACAAACATCGCTGTACCCAAGGAGTTCAGGGTTGGTTAGGTGGATGGAGTTGCTGTGTGATGGAGTGCTTGAGTTGATTCCTCTACCGGCTACGCCTGGGGCAGCTCCTCCGTCAAGCTCATCTGAGAAGACAGAACAGGCACAGGGGCTGCTGAAGGCACATACGCTACCGATCTATCATGAgaagggaggtggtggagccGAGACGAGCTCGTTTAGGGAGACTCTTTCGTTTAGCTTGAGTGCGACAAAGGGTCTTAATATCAAGCCTTATAGCTTGCCGCctatggaggaggaggagaacaaggagaagTCACCTGCTGGTACGATCAGGGATGGGATTGACTTCTAG